One Vanacampus margaritifer isolate UIUO_Vmar chromosome 20, RoL_Vmar_1.0, whole genome shotgun sequence DNA window includes the following coding sequences:
- the pi15a gene encoding peptidase inhibitor 15-A has product MQPHLLAFIFLCVHCGTSALTVTVTAAPSHDLHAANFSSMDAGMDGISSSKSRRKRYISQTDMAAILDYHNKVRGKVFPPASNMEYMLWDDSLAKSAESWAHACIWEHGPSHLLRFLGQNLSVRTGRYRSILQLVKPWYDEVKDYSFPYPRDCNPRCPLRCYGPMCTHYTQMVWATTNKVGCAVHTCNNMNVWGSVWKRATYLVCNYSPKGNWIGEAPYKVGVPCSACPPSYGGSCSNNMCFPALKTNYLHWFK; this is encoded by the exons ATGCAGCCTCACTTACTTGCGTTCATCTTTTTGTGCGTACATTGTGGAACAAGTGCACTGACTGTCACCGTCACCGCTGCGCCCTCCCACGATCTGCACGCGGCCAATTTCAGCAGCATGGACGCGGGGATGGACGGCATCTCTTCTTCTAAGAGCAGGAGGAAGCGTTACATTAGTCAGACCGACATGGCGGCTATTCTTGATTACCATAACAAAGTGAGGGGCAAGGTGTTCCCCCCGGCGTCTAATATGGAATACATG TTGTGGGATGATAGCCTGGCCAAGTCAGCTGAGAGCTGGGCCCACGCCTGCATCTGGGAGCACGGCCCGTCTCACCTCCTCAGGTTTCTGGGTCAGAACCTCTCCGTCAGGACAGGACG GTATCGTTCCATCCTTCAGCTTGTGAAGCCGTGGTACGACGAGGTCAAAGATTACTCCTTTCCTTACCCTCGCGATTGCAACCCCCGATGCCCCCTCAGATGCTACGGTCCCATGTGCACCCATTATACGCAG ATGGTGTGGGCGACCACCAACAAAGTGGGCTGTGCTGTTCACACATGCAACAATATGAACGTTTGGGGTTCCGTGTGGAAACGGGCGACATATTTAGTCTGCAACTACTCGCCAAA GGGTAACTGGATTGGAGAGGCTCCCTACAAAGTCGGGGTCCCATGCTCCGCCTGCCCTCCCAGCTACGGCGGCTCGTGCAGCAACAACATGTGCTTTCCTGCTCTGAAGACGAACTACCTGCACTGGTTCAAATAA